The Devosia sp. MC521 genome has a segment encoding these proteins:
- the ugpB gene encoding sn-glycerol-3-phosphate ABC transporter substrate-binding protein UgpB: MFKNVTLLSAGVAAMLTASPAFAQTEIAWWHAMDAELGKKLEEIATNFNASQSNYKVVPTYKGTYAETLTAAIAAFRANEQPAIVQVFEVGTGTMMAAKGAVKPVYEVMTENGQAWDPSGFLAPVTGYYSDTDGNILSLPFNSSTPIMYYNKTAFEKAGLDPNTPPKTWAELETMARQIKESGAANCGLSSAWITWIQTENLSALHDLPFGTKENGFGGFDTEFTFNGELQARHWGNLKKWSDEGLFQYGGPAGGPDSGPKFYSGECAIFMNSSAGRVGVINNSKDFEVGFAPLPYYDDVIAEPKNSIIGGATLWALTGKSDDTYKGVAEFFSYLNSSDVQAAWHQYTGYLPITMATYEAGVAAGYYEANPGSDIAIKQITRGTPSANSKGIRFGNLTQVRNVVDEEFEAMLAGNKTAQEALDSAVTRGNVILRDFEAANQ; the protein is encoded by the coding sequence ATGTTTAAGAACGTAACCTTGCTGTCTGCTGGCGTTGCAGCGATGCTGACCGCGAGCCCTGCCTTTGCTCAGACAGAAATCGCGTGGTGGCACGCCATGGACGCAGAGCTTGGCAAGAAGCTCGAAGAAATCGCGACGAACTTCAATGCTAGCCAGAGCAACTACAAAGTCGTACCGACCTACAAAGGCACGTATGCCGAAACGCTGACTGCCGCGATTGCTGCATTCCGCGCCAATGAACAGCCCGCAATTGTGCAGGTTTTTGAAGTTGGTACCGGCACTATGATGGCAGCCAAGGGCGCCGTTAAGCCAGTATACGAAGTGATGACCGAGAATGGTCAGGCTTGGGACCCGTCGGGCTTCCTCGCGCCAGTAACGGGCTATTACTCGGACACCGATGGCAACATTCTTTCGCTGCCATTCAACTCATCAACCCCAATCATGTACTACAACAAGACCGCCTTTGAAAAAGCTGGCCTTGACCCAAACACTCCACCCAAAACCTGGGCAGAACTCGAAACCATGGCGCGCCAGATCAAGGAATCAGGCGCTGCTAACTGTGGTTTGAGCTCAGCTTGGATCACCTGGATCCAGACTGAAAACCTCTCCGCTCTCCACGACCTTCCATTCGGCACGAAGGAAAACGGCTTCGGCGGTTTTGACACCGAGTTCACGTTCAATGGTGAACTTCAGGCGCGTCACTGGGGCAATTTGAAAAAGTGGTCTGATGAAGGCCTCTTCCAATATGGCGGCCCAGCTGGTGGCCCAGACTCCGGTCCGAAGTTCTATTCCGGTGAATGCGCCATCTTCATGAACTCCTCCGCTGGTCGCGTCGGCGTTATCAATAACTCCAAGGACTTCGAGGTCGGTTTCGCTCCTCTGCCTTACTACGACGATGTGATCGCTGAACCGAAAAACTCGATCATCGGCGGCGCAACTCTTTGGGCACTGACCGGGAAGTCGGACGACACCTACAAGGGCGTTGCGGAATTCTTCTCCTATCTGAACAGCTCTGACGTTCAGGCCGCATGGCACCAGTACACAGGCTATCTGCCAATCACGATGGCAACCTATGAAGCGGGCGTTGCGGCGGGATATTACGAAGCCAACCCCGGCTCGGACATTGCCATCAAGCAGATTACGCGAGGCACTCCGTCCGCCAACTCGAAGGGCATTCGTTTCGGTAACCTGACCCAGGTCCGTAACGTTGTCGACGAAGAGTTTGAGGCAATGCTTGCCGGCAATAAGACCGCACAAGAAGCGCTCGACTCGGCCGTCACACGCGGCAATGTCATCCTGCGCGACTTCGAAGCTGCCAATCAGTAA
- a CDS encoding alpha/beta fold hydrolase → MTSESFLQTQRHGPETAPLWFVFHDRWQMLEDAVTVAERLGPDALAVSVRAPRAQSRGGTGQVMGYFWAVGPQDYPELSTLGDGLYQLELLLDENLQRYGRTKLNLLGYGEGGMVALTLAAIFPDKVEAVIVKDAYLPLNIDAMPITASLAGVQVTLELSEAVSHERFQTLVDLGANVTTQVVQKS, encoded by the coding sequence ATGACGTCTGAAAGCTTTCTGCAGACACAGCGACACGGTCCGGAAACGGCGCCGCTCTGGTTTGTCTTCCACGACCGCTGGCAGATGCTCGAAGATGCTGTGACAGTGGCCGAACGGCTCGGGCCTGACGCCTTGGCCGTCAGCGTCCGTGCGCCTCGTGCGCAAAGCCGCGGCGGCACCGGGCAGGTCATGGGTTATTTCTGGGCCGTTGGGCCACAGGATTACCCAGAGCTGTCCACGCTCGGCGACGGGCTTTACCAGCTTGAGCTGCTGCTCGACGAAAATCTGCAGCGCTATGGTCGTACCAAGCTCAACCTACTGGGCTACGGCGAGGGCGGCATGGTCGCACTCACCTTGGCAGCAATTTTTCCAGACAAGGTGGAAGCGGTGATCGTCAAGGACGCCTATTTGCCGCTGAACATTGATGCGATGCCGATCACGGCGTCGCTGGCCGGCGTACAGGTGACACTAGAGTTGAGCGAAGCTGTCTCGCACGAGCGCTTTCAAACGCTGGTCGACCTCGGTGCAAATGTAACGACCCAGGTTGTGCAGAAAAGCTGA
- a CDS encoding glycerophosphodiester phosphodiesterase family protein: MTTEQKTGPIRDEVQGHRGSSAIAPENTIAAFRQAAEHGAKWVELDVALNADGDLIVIHDDSVDRTTDGSGNLGALTTAQIKALDGGSWFGTNFTGEKIPTLDEVITALGGFGLNINVEIKQHPHHKSLDQLVNAVADAIAKRPSHMEIMISSFDPECLKAMHKREPNLELAMLWGRVPDDWEAKLAAIPATSIHAHYKGLCIALLEQTSAKDIKVRAWTSNDPVELASFWHAGLTGVITDDPRVYLG, translated from the coding sequence ATGACAACAGAACAAAAAACCGGGCCGATCCGCGACGAAGTGCAGGGCCACCGAGGCTCATCCGCTATTGCTCCGGAGAACACCATTGCTGCCTTTCGGCAGGCCGCCGAACATGGCGCCAAATGGGTGGAGCTTGACGTCGCATTGAATGCTGATGGCGACCTCATCGTCATTCATGACGATAGCGTTGACCGGACAACCGATGGCTCGGGTAACCTCGGTGCGCTCACAACGGCGCAGATCAAAGCGCTGGACGGCGGGTCGTGGTTTGGTACCAATTTCACCGGCGAGAAGATACCTACGCTTGATGAGGTTATTACGGCACTCGGCGGATTTGGCCTCAACATCAACGTCGAAATCAAACAGCACCCGCACCACAAGTCGCTCGATCAATTGGTCAATGCTGTGGCAGACGCGATCGCTAAGCGCCCTTCGCATATGGAAATCATGATTTCCAGCTTTGACCCTGAATGCCTCAAAGCAATGCATAAGCGTGAGCCGAACCTCGAACTTGCCATGCTGTGGGGACGCGTACCAGACGACTGGGAAGCGAAACTCGCAGCAATTCCGGCGACCTCTATTCACGCCCATTATAAGGGCCTTTGTATTGCCTTGCTGGAGCAGACCTCCGCCAAAGACATCAAAGTGCGCGCATGGACAAGCAATGACCCTGTTGAACTGGCCAGCTTCTGGCACGCAGGTCTGACCGGCGTGATAACAGACGACCCTCGCGTTTATCTGGGATAA
- the ugpA gene encoding sn-glycerol-3-phosphate ABC transporter permease UgpA, which produces MQAKRTIFPNKILPYWLLLPQLVITIIFFIWPAAQAVKSSFEREDPFGFRTTFIWFENYTRLFGDPLYLNSLWKTGLFAVCVTALSMGISLLLAIAVNRAIKTSRVYTTMLVWPYAVAPVVVGILWWFMFNPTIGIAPYILRGLGISWNHRVDGTQAMILVIIAASWKQISYNFLFFVAGLQSVPHSLVEAAAIDGAGPFKRFWTIVFPLLAPTTFFLLIVNINYAMFDTFGLIDATTQGGPAQATNILVYKVYSDGFLGLNIGSSSAQSVVLMLIVIALTAIQFRFVERRIQY; this is translated from the coding sequence ATGCAGGCGAAACGCACAATATTCCCGAATAAAATTTTACCCTACTGGCTGCTTCTGCCGCAGTTGGTCATCACCATCATATTTTTCATTTGGCCTGCGGCCCAAGCGGTAAAGTCATCGTTTGAACGGGAAGACCCCTTCGGCTTCCGGACTACATTCATTTGGTTCGAAAACTACACGCGCCTATTTGGTGATCCCCTCTACCTCAATTCCCTATGGAAGACGGGCTTGTTCGCGGTCTGCGTCACCGCGCTTTCGATGGGCATCTCGCTTCTACTCGCGATCGCGGTCAATCGAGCGATCAAAACCAGCCGCGTTTATACCACCATGCTGGTGTGGCCCTATGCGGTGGCCCCAGTGGTGGTCGGCATTCTGTGGTGGTTCATGTTCAACCCCACAATCGGCATAGCACCCTATATACTGCGTGGCCTCGGCATCTCGTGGAACCATCGCGTTGATGGCACACAAGCCATGATCCTTGTGATTATCGCTGCCAGCTGGAAGCAGATTTCTTATAATTTTCTTTTCTTCGTCGCAGGACTGCAGTCCGTACCGCACTCGCTGGTGGAGGCGGCAGCAATTGACGGCGCAGGTCCATTCAAACGCTTCTGGACAATTGTCTTCCCGCTACTGGCGCCGACGACGTTCTTCCTTCTCATCGTCAACATCAACTACGCAATGTTTGACACCTTTGGCCTGATCGACGCCACCACTCAGGGTGGACCCGCTCAGGCGACGAATATTCTCGTCTACAAGGTCTATTCGGACGGCTTCCTCGGATTGAACATTGGCTCATCCTCGGCACAGTCGGTCGTGTTGATGCTGATTGTTATCGCCCTCACCGCAATTCAGTTCCGCTTTGTTGAGCGGCGGATCCAGTATTAA
- a CDS encoding TIM barrel protein produces MSTILGMGFEVTSVNGEFASIEEELGILADIGADYAEISLTSIDLIAGGRIIPDRRARLKACTKAFDLKYTVHGLVSSNFMDPDTCGYQLDAAKALVQLCDDIGSRILVQHGGSLRANQLAERGDADRREREALAELADFAKGYGVRIALENIFTGEAGQYRQTPSQLADTVRAVDHPNLMALIDFSHAYIEATYRGLDFYAEIAAMAPVTGHLHVHDSFGRPQRFFKPYFPAENTALGIGDLHMPLGWGDIDWQRIFTEFTFLPDTVLLMEIDRRYRAEQPQSLAIARDLKTLYESKNTSA; encoded by the coding sequence ATGAGCACCATCCTTGGCATGGGTTTTGAAGTCACCTCCGTCAACGGCGAATTCGCCAGCATTGAGGAGGAATTGGGTATCCTTGCCGACATCGGCGCTGACTATGCGGAGATCAGCCTTACCAGTATCGACCTGATTGCTGGCGGCCGGATCATTCCGGACCGGCGTGCGCGGCTCAAAGCCTGTACCAAAGCCTTTGACCTGAAATACACAGTGCACGGGCTGGTTTCGTCCAATTTCATGGACCCAGATACCTGCGGTTATCAACTGGATGCTGCCAAGGCCCTCGTGCAGCTGTGCGACGATATCGGTTCTCGTATTCTGGTCCAACACGGCGGGTCGCTGCGCGCCAACCAATTGGCCGAGAGAGGCGATGCCGATCGTCGTGAACGCGAAGCGCTCGCTGAACTCGCGGACTTTGCCAAAGGCTATGGTGTGCGCATTGCTTTGGAGAACATTTTTACGGGCGAGGCGGGCCAGTATCGTCAGACCCCATCACAATTGGCCGACACTGTCCGGGCGGTTGATCATCCCAATCTGATGGCCCTCATTGATTTCAGCCACGCCTATATCGAAGCGACGTATCGTGGCCTCGACTTCTATGCCGAAATCGCGGCGATGGCGCCGGTGACAGGGCATCTTCACGTACATGACAGTTTCGGTCGCCCGCAGCGCTTTTTTAAGCCCTATTTCCCCGCTGAGAATACAGCACTCGGGATTGGCGATCTGCATATGCCCCTAGGCTGGGGCGACATCGATTGGCAGCGAATTTTTACCGAGTTCACCTTCCTGCCAGACACGGTTCTCTTGATGGAGATTGACCGACGCTATCGGGCGGAGCAGCCGCAATCTCTTGCCATCGCCCGCGATCTTAAAACTCTCTATGAAAGCAAAAACACCTCAGCTTAA
- a CDS encoding sn-glycerol-3-phosphate import ATP-binding protein UgpC: MATINLVDLKKDYGNVPAVKGVNLSVADGEMIVLVGPSGCGKSTLLRMVAGLESVTSGRIEIGGRDVVKAEPAERDIAMVFQNYALYPHMTVRGNLEYGLKNRNTPRAEIDRRVAEAAAILEIGPMLDRKPRQLSGGQRQRVAMGRAIVREPAAFLFDEPLSNLDAKLRVQMRVEIRKLQRRLKTTSLYVTHDQLEAMTLADRLVVMNGGLVEQIGTPTEVYDRPATLFVAGFIGSPPMNLIPVSSVSNTDNLSALPQNTDILGIRPDTMVLEQPVEPSVAFAATVELLEPIGGESHLHVRLNSTGQSIVLSIPGRPDIEEGSSTTAYAPVSNLHPFNAATGKRTD; the protein is encoded by the coding sequence ATGGCAACGATCAATCTGGTCGACCTCAAAAAAGACTACGGCAATGTACCGGCCGTCAAAGGCGTCAACCTCTCCGTTGCTGATGGCGAGATGATTGTGCTGGTTGGCCCATCCGGTTGCGGAAAGTCCACCCTACTGCGCATGGTCGCGGGCCTCGAAAGCGTAACATCAGGCCGTATTGAGATTGGCGGCCGCGACGTGGTGAAAGCCGAACCGGCCGAACGCGACATCGCAATGGTGTTCCAGAACTACGCGCTCTACCCGCACATGACTGTGCGTGGAAACCTTGAGTATGGTTTGAAAAACCGCAACACGCCGCGCGCCGAAATTGACCGCCGTGTCGCGGAAGCTGCCGCTATCCTAGAGATCGGACCAATGCTGGATCGCAAGCCGCGCCAACTCTCGGGGGGCCAACGCCAGCGCGTTGCCATGGGCCGTGCAATTGTGCGGGAACCGGCAGCATTTCTCTTCGACGAGCCCCTGTCGAACCTCGACGCCAAGTTGCGCGTACAGATGCGCGTTGAAATCCGTAAGCTGCAACGTCGCCTCAAGACCACCAGCCTCTATGTGACTCACGATCAGCTTGAAGCGATGACGCTGGCGGATCGCCTCGTGGTGATGAATGGCGGGCTGGTTGAGCAAATTGGGACGCCCACAGAGGTATATGATCGTCCTGCAACGCTGTTCGTGGCAGGCTTCATTGGATCCCCGCCGATGAACCTCATCCCGGTTTCCTCGGTCAGCAATACCGATAACCTTAGCGCGCTGCCTCAAAACACCGATATTTTGGGCATTCGTCCAGACACCATGGTGTTGGAGCAGCCGGTCGAGCCGTCTGTCGCCTTTGCTGCCACCGTGGAACTGCTCGAGCCCATCGGCGGAGAAAGCCATCTGCACGTGCGCCTCAATTCAACGGGGCAGTCGATTGTCCTGAGCATCCCTGGGCGCCCGGACATTGAAGAAGGCAGCTCAACCACAGCCTACGCACCAGTGAGCAACTTGCATCCATTCAATGCTGCAACCGGCAAGCGCACAGACTAA
- a CDS encoding DeoR/GlpR family DNA-binding transcription regulator, translated as MPDRVALSIRQQQILSLLQTEGPQFIDQLATRFDVTTQTIRRDINDLCDRGDARRFHGGVDLPVEPRNLSVNARAALNSPAKQNIAAKVAAAIPSGSTVFMGIGSTVQFVAKALRDHDKLRVVTNNIDVALTLSDAPQIEVHLTGGLLRHNDRDVVGPDTLDYFEKFYASFAIVGAGALDPEKGILDFSYSEAQLTQKLMSNARLTFLTADSSKWSREASVRVARLGSVTHFFTDKLPDDGVAAQIFADAGTHVVICDGDIE; from the coding sequence GTGCCTGACCGCGTCGCCCTATCGATACGACAGCAGCAAATCCTTAGTCTTCTCCAGACTGAGGGACCGCAGTTTATCGACCAGTTAGCGACGCGGTTTGACGTGACTACCCAAACTATTAGGCGCGACATCAACGACTTGTGTGATCGAGGCGATGCACGTCGTTTTCACGGCGGAGTGGATCTTCCGGTTGAACCACGCAATCTCTCGGTCAATGCGCGCGCGGCGCTTAACAGTCCTGCCAAGCAGAACATTGCCGCCAAGGTTGCCGCTGCCATTCCGTCCGGTTCAACCGTATTTATGGGCATCGGTAGCACGGTTCAGTTTGTCGCAAAAGCGTTACGCGACCACGATAAGCTACGAGTCGTGACCAATAATATCGACGTTGCTTTGACCTTATCCGACGCTCCCCAAATCGAAGTGCATCTTACCGGCGGGTTGTTGCGCCACAATGACCGCGACGTGGTGGGCCCAGATACATTGGACTATTTCGAAAAGTTCTACGCCTCATTCGCAATCGTTGGTGCTGGCGCACTCGACCCCGAAAAGGGAATTTTAGATTTCAGCTACAGCGAAGCACAACTAACTCAAAAGCTCATGAGCAACGCCCGACTGACATTCCTGACCGCCGACTCCAGCAAATGGAGCCGCGAAGCCTCTGTTCGCGTCGCTAGACTTGGCAGCGTAACGCATTTTTTTACGGATAAACTTCCGGACGACGGTGTGGCAGCCCAGATCTTTGCCGACGCAGGCACGCATGTTGTAATTTGTGACGGTGACATCGAGTGA
- a CDS encoding Na/Pi cotransporter family protein, whose translation MYFVILQLLASIVLLLWAVRMVRTAVERAYAAELKRALSLAERSRFIAAGIGAGLAVALQSSTAVAALASNFASTGLMSTATGLVLMLGAYLGSALVASILSFDLSFFLAPLIILGGTLFLRGTQRRSKQLGRLVLGIAFVLLSLQMVSEATAPWRESEVLGWVITYLSGDLWTSFIVAALITWVSYSSVASVLVIITFGTAGLIPFEVSAAFILGANLGGTFIAYSITKGGDVRSRRVAAAALAMRGGMALLVLVLFQVFGVHSLGLPGDVGQQSSLLHIAFNFGVLLFGLLLSGPVSRLAEHFIGEVTDATHTDVARLRATALVADPAGNVDAALASATRELLRMSEMVEVMLQPIMDIIKTGDRAAVRRVKEIEAGVDRANRAIKLYLSRLDWSSMDSSQTHRASDLSSFAISLEQAGDIVSRELLRIADQKVDRRLSFSTQGWDELVQLHDRVLSNMQLALNVLVSEDTESARRLVVEKDEVGALERASMESHFARLRSGNTSSFDTSELHLELIHALRRINSLFSGIAYSILSEQGELLDTRLTHKSG comes from the coding sequence TTGTATTTTGTAATCTTGCAGTTGTTGGCTTCTATCGTCCTGCTGCTTTGGGCAGTACGTATGGTCCGCACTGCGGTGGAGCGGGCCTATGCGGCAGAACTCAAACGCGCTCTCTCATTGGCAGAACGTAGCCGCTTCATCGCGGCCGGCATTGGGGCCGGTCTGGCGGTGGCGTTGCAGAGTTCGACGGCGGTAGCAGCACTCGCTTCCAATTTTGCCTCAACGGGACTTATGTCGACCGCGACAGGGCTTGTGTTGATGCTTGGTGCCTATCTAGGTTCCGCGCTCGTCGCGAGCATCCTGTCCTTTGATCTCTCATTCTTCCTTGCTCCTCTAATCATCCTCGGCGGGACATTGTTTCTTCGAGGCACGCAGCGCCGCTCCAAACAATTGGGACGTCTCGTACTTGGCATAGCCTTTGTGCTTCTGTCGCTGCAGATGGTGTCTGAGGCGACAGCGCCATGGCGCGAAAGTGAAGTGTTGGGCTGGGTGATCACCTATTTGAGTGGTGATCTTTGGACCTCATTCATTGTCGCTGCGTTGATTACTTGGGTGTCATATTCCTCTGTCGCCAGCGTTCTCGTCATCATTACGTTTGGGACTGCGGGCCTCATACCGTTCGAGGTCTCGGCTGCGTTTATTCTTGGTGCAAATCTCGGCGGCACCTTCATTGCCTACTCCATTACAAAAGGCGGTGACGTTCGTTCCCGACGCGTGGCTGCTGCTGCTTTGGCCATGCGGGGCGGGATGGCATTGCTCGTGCTCGTCCTGTTCCAGGTTTTCGGTGTGCACAGCCTCGGTTTGCCGGGAGATGTCGGGCAACAGAGCAGCCTTTTGCATATTGCCTTCAACTTTGGGGTTCTGCTGTTTGGATTGCTGCTATCGGGCCCTGTGTCCCGGCTCGCGGAACACTTCATCGGCGAGGTCACTGATGCGACGCACACAGACGTCGCCCGCTTGCGCGCTACGGCTCTTGTCGCTGACCCTGCCGGTAACGTTGATGCGGCACTCGCCAGCGCCACACGAGAACTGCTTCGCATGAGCGAGATGGTTGAAGTGATGTTGCAGCCGATAATGGACATCATCAAAACTGGCGACAGAGCAGCTGTTCGGCGCGTGAAGGAAATTGAGGCTGGCGTGGATCGGGCCAATCGCGCGATCAAACTCTACCTCAGTCGTTTGGACTGGAGCTCCATGGATTCTAGTCAAACGCACCGCGCATCGGATCTATCGTCCTTTGCCATATCTCTAGAGCAGGCCGGCGATATCGTCTCACGCGAGCTGTTGCGCATCGCGGATCAAAAAGTCGATCGTCGACTATCGTTTTCGACCCAAGGTTGGGACGAACTGGTTCAATTGCACGACCGCGTACTTTCCAACATGCAGCTCGCTCTCAATGTTCTTGTCTCTGAGGACACAGAGTCCGCGCGCCGTTTGGTCGTCGAGAAGGATGAAGTTGGCGCCCTTGAGCGCGCCAGCATGGAGAGCCATTTCGCGAGGCTCCGCTCAGGTAACACATCGAGTTTTGATACGAGCGAACTGCACTTGGAGCTGATCCATGCACTGCGCCGGATCAACTCGCTATTCAGCGGGATCGCCTACTCGATTCTCAGTGAGCAAGGTGAGTTGCTCGACACGCGACTGACCCACAAATCGGGTTGA
- a CDS encoding HAD-IIB family hydrolase: MTFLGPAPSVDDLRDIRYVLTDIDDTLTTKGRLLPETYAALWDLHYAGIEVITVTGGSAGWCEHIARAWPVTAAIGESGAFVMTANHNTVSVEYWEDEALQIARRKAHLENVEALLGERFCFAHDQQFRLADVAVDIIGYPRDQVDALAEQIRATGASVAISSVHINSWVGDYNKQTMSERVLRRLGLTDGALQQEVAFSGDSRNDGPMFTFFDKTFGVANILPVLDDLPKKPRWITSRDAGLGFVDLAKAILAAR, translated from the coding sequence GTGACATTCTTAGGCCCTGCCCCGAGTGTCGATGACCTCCGGGATATTCGCTACGTTCTCACCGATATCGATGACACACTCACAACAAAAGGCCGCCTCCTACCTGAGACTTATGCGGCCCTCTGGGATCTCCATTACGCGGGCATTGAGGTCATCACTGTAACCGGTGGTTCCGCGGGGTGGTGTGAGCATATTGCGCGTGCATGGCCCGTGACCGCTGCCATTGGCGAAAGTGGCGCTTTCGTTATGACAGCGAACCACAACACGGTCAGCGTCGAATATTGGGAAGACGAAGCTCTTCAGATAGCGCGGCGTAAGGCCCATTTGGAAAACGTTGAGGCCCTGTTGGGAGAGCGTTTCTGCTTTGCCCATGACCAACAATTTCGCCTTGCCGACGTGGCGGTCGATATTATCGGCTACCCGCGCGATCAGGTGGATGCACTGGCGGAGCAAATTCGTGCGACGGGAGCCAGTGTGGCAATCAGCTCTGTGCATATCAACTCGTGGGTCGGCGACTATAATAAGCAGACTATGAGCGAACGTGTCTTGCGCAGACTGGGCCTTACAGATGGAGCTTTGCAGCAAGAGGTCGCCTTTTCTGGCGACTCCCGCAATGACGGCCCGATGTTCACATTCTTCGACAAGACCTTCGGCGTCGCCAACATACTGCCCGTTCTCGACGATTTACCGAAAAAACCACGCTGGATAACAAGTCGCGACGCGGGGCTAGGCTTTGTAGACCTCGCCAAAGCCATCCTCGCCGCTCGGTAA
- the ugpE gene encoding sn-glycerol-3-phosphate ABC transporter permease UgpE has translation MVENRPFLNFITHLSLIVGVVVVAFPVYLAFIASTHGSGDFMRGVVPLLPGPHLIENYSFMINEGVSSAGAPPLGIMLMNSLIMAVSIAVGKIAISILSAYAIVYFKFPFRMVAFWIIFITLMLPVEVRIIPTFKVVADLGMLNSYHGLIIPLIASATATFLFRQFFLTVPDELAEAARVDGAGPLKFFRDILLPLSRTNIAALFVILFIFGWVQYLWPMLMTTDSKYYTVVMGIKRLAATADSEPQWNLVMAGVMLAMLPPVLVVIFMQRLFVKGLVETEK, from the coding sequence ATGGTTGAAAATAGACCGTTCCTCAACTTCATCACCCATCTGTCGTTGATCGTCGGTGTGGTCGTTGTGGCCTTCCCCGTGTACTTGGCCTTTATCGCCTCTACCCACGGCTCGGGCGACTTCATGCGAGGCGTGGTGCCGCTGCTGCCTGGCCCACATCTGATCGAAAACTATAGTTTCATGATCAATGAAGGGGTTTCTTCAGCAGGTGCACCTCCGCTCGGCATCATGTTGATGAACTCGCTGATCATGGCGGTGTCCATTGCTGTCGGTAAGATCGCGATCTCAATCCTGTCAGCCTATGCGATCGTGTATTTTAAGTTCCCGTTCCGCATGGTCGCCTTCTGGATCATCTTCATTACGCTGATGCTCCCGGTCGAAGTCCGCATTATTCCAACTTTCAAAGTCGTCGCTGACTTGGGAATGCTGAACTCGTATCATGGTTTGATTATTCCGCTGATCGCCTCCGCGACGGCCACATTCCTCTTCCGTCAGTTCTTCCTGACGGTTCCCGACGAGCTGGCGGAAGCGGCACGTGTCGATGGCGCGGGACCACTGAAGTTCTTCCGCGATATTCTGCTGCCCTTGAGCCGCACCAATATCGCTGCGCTCTTCGTCATCCTCTTCATCTTCGGATGGGTGCAGTACCTGTGGCCCATGCTCATGACCACCGACAGCAAATATTACACTGTCGTTATGGGCATTAAGCGCCTCGCGGCTACCGCAGACTCTGAACCCCAATGGAACCTAGTTATGGCCGGCGTTATGCTCGCCATGCTGCCACCCGTCCTCGTCGTTATCTTCATGCAGCGCCTGTTCGTTAAAGGCCTCGTGGAAACGGAGAAATAA